A window from Telopea speciosissima isolate NSW1024214 ecotype Mountain lineage chromosome 8, Tspe_v1, whole genome shotgun sequence encodes these proteins:
- the LOC122670433 gene encoding putative leucine-rich repeat-containing protein DDB_G0290503 isoform X1 encodes MSFLQLLIRFHAPPPSSFSENETFTLYYNKCISPPLRNVKTQGEGNLNEDAGKEDMFVDAPDELTVYSGRNTDEPVTVADTLESPLKKLDIHETPFQAVEDVGEDNRLMDELARLRALLDKVVGEKEIMEQQYKEEQELFTRELANIHHQLEGLTCQHPLLDDNNKSFFGSFPRADTGDSVDMPQVSNSALQIMVGDCSKFILLLKGALDERLLTEGTMRELKAVLFKKDQEIEDLSATSTELSVSLDIVFSYLGSLQNMWLQSLKQQSEVQLERDQHVQGVMNRLVASLSTLLQEDDLLDDSLDGKISCVEKGMFVMIENNNRFLFEIDQLKQCLADVKLDVGIPEEKEFGAIFGITRDALLESKRKEIDFLEKLNQIENENNTLLEQLSKEKEKFEEFNAEVSKIKTELEQEKFRYNTTKEKLTMAVTKGKALVQQRDLLKQSLAEKTSELENCSLQLQEKSNALEAAEVSMEELVKSQNLVASLRESLSQRDMVLKEIQEVLSQIDMPEGLQPLDTVDIIRWILDRRNILENVSLEFHRLKDAFSSIDLPETISSDLESQVNWLWDSFSEAKDDIIKLQDESAKTQGLIAARESELLEAHNEIDRLTESLSAEKQEKDSLQVGLENLMHKYEGIVEKVYRVSSEKDQMMRMIQSASGIIIDNQGTTNESSSDMVLIIENCIAKIREQVNASFESSHVEVGKFEIIQSLLYVKHQELTLCEKILEEELDRSEMTNLSNEITRASQEIAALKGERDSLQKDLQRSEERSSLLKEKLSTAVKKGKGLVQEQKGLKHSVHEKDTEIEKLKLELQQQDNVLRDCRDQINRLSGDIERITALESDLGAMKDLRDQLEQEREGLKHSLQEKDTEIEKLKLELQQQEYVVRDCRDQINSLSGDLKCISELESDLGAMKDKRDQLEQFLVESNNVLQGVIECMHGIVLPVDAAFEEPVEKVKWLAKYFHEYHADKTCLEQELEKVKEEASSLGSKFAEADTTIKSLEDALSLAENNVSLFAEEKKDIEARKIDMEQELERAIEEASSQASKFAEACATIKSMEDALSMAENAKTSAEIELEKVKEEALSQASKLAEANITIRSLEDALSEVEKNVSTLAKEKDSAGYGRACLEKELEKVKEEAASQASKLSEAYITLNSLQDALSQAESSHSVIVDEKKTAEQEVITLNDKLTACMEELAGTHGSLESRSLQLLDQVNNLQTLMKDESLMSSLTKGFKKKIESLEDMAHLLGEIHDQLVAKSIEFQHPPPGNEEDPYMAKLSSANLDSMPNGTMVNSETRAVDLENISTCLTKAVEGFSMKNKLLADKFEGFSSSMDELIAFLISALRATRDDVIDMLQHMDSLNGKVRDLESYKESQEIVICTLENEIAMLLSTCRDATNQLQFDNNLLDLSSIPELEKLYHEARESDGDAVHKQQEGVDAKEHVKEPENLLLTAKKIRNQTRQFENMKNVLLKTIEDLQNGLKEMRLAFENAMQERDLNHDKASLLESDLKALQNDCSEMRHKLEDYEAKEKDLRGKEAELSTRNCALTMREEADAHLLPEDQLKTLFEKINRIEIPFKGSEQENPQLHSSDPVNKLFNIIDGVAELQHQMNLLYHEKEELQSSLETQVHEIDNLKMEAENHFSNNQDSEKLKSELTEIALSLEKFIQKLGGNDLVEDKKLIGARGLLQVLEKLVTAIIVDSESSKTNAQELSAKLLGSQKVVDELSNKVKLLEDAIHGRPAMPETVQERSIYEAPSSANASEISEIEDVGSLGKKSISPASSAAHVRTMRKGSSDHLALNIDSESDRLVNHLEPDDDKGHVFKSLNTSGLIPKQGKIIADRIDGIWVSGGRILTSRPGARLGLIAYWIFLQLWFLGTIL; translated from the exons ATGTCTTTTTTACAACTCTTAATCCGATTTCATGCGCCCCCACCCTCCTCCTTCTCTGAAAATGAAACTTTCACTCTTTATTATAATAAATGTATTTCTCCTCCGCTAAGAAATGTCAAAACTCAGGGCGAAGGCAACCTCAATGAGGATGCAGGGAAGGAAGACATGTTTGTTGATGCGCCTGACGAACTAACTGTTTATTCTGGGAGAAATACGGACGAACCCGTGACTGTCGCTGACACCCTGGAGAGTCCTCTGAAGAAGCTGGATATCCATGAAACTCCATTTCAG GCGGTGGAGGACGTGGGAGAAGATAATCGCTTGATGGATGAACTGGCACGTTTGCGGGCTTTGTTAGACAAAGTTGTTGGTGAGAAAGAAATCATGGAACAGCAATATAAG GAAGAGCAAGAGTTGTTTACGAGAGAACTTGCTAATATTCACCACCAGCTTGAAGGTCTGACTTGTCAGCATCCTTTGCTTGATGATAACAACaaatctttctttggttcttttccTCGAGCAGACACAGGAGATAGCGTGGACATGCCTCAGGTTTCAAACTCCGCATTGCAAATAATGGTTGGTGACTGCTCCAAGTTTATCCTGCTTCTAAAAGGGGCGCTAGATGAACGGCTACTTACTGAGGGCACAATGAGAGAGCTAAAAGCCGTTCTTTTCAAGAAGGATCAAGAGATTGAAGACCTTAGTGCAACAAGTACTGAGCTATCAGTATCCCTTGACATTGTTTTTTCGTATTTGGGGTCGCTTCAGAATATGTGGCTTCAATCTTTAAAACAACAATCTGAGGTTCAGCTTGAAAGGGACCAGCATGTCCAGGGTGTCATGAACAGGCTGGTAGCTTCTCTATCCACATTACTTCAGGAGGATGATTTGTTGGATGACTCTCTTGATGGGAAAATATCTTGTGTTGAGAAGGGCATGTTTGTGATGATTGAGAACAATAACAGGTTCCTTTTTGAAATTGACCAACTTAAGCAGTGTTTGGCAGACGTCAAGTTGGATGTTGGAATTCCTGAAGAGAAAGAATTTGGAGCTATTTTTGGTATAACTCGTGATGCCTTGCTTGAATCTAAAAGGAAGGAAATAGATTTTCTTGAGAAATTGAATCAAATTGAAAATGAGAATAATACTTTGTTGGAGCAATTAagcaaggaaaaagaaaagttcGAAGAGTTCAATGCAGAAgtaagcaaaatcaagacagaACTTGAGCAAGAAAAGTTCAGGTACAACACTACCAAAGAAAAGCTTACCATGGCTGTCACAAAAGGTAAGGCTTTGGTTCAGCAGAGGGATTTGTTGAAGCAATCTCTAGCTGAGAAAACAAGTGAGCTTGAAAATTGTTCGCTTCAGCtacaagagaaatcaaatgccCTAGAGGCTGCTGAAGTCAGTATGGAGGAGTTGGTCAAAAGCCAAAATTTGGTGGCTTCCCTTCGGGAATCTTTATCACAAAGAGACATGGTTCTTAAGGAAATTCAAGAAGTTCTCTCTCAAATAGACATGCCTGAGGGTTTGCAGCCCCTGGATACTGTAGACATAATTAGATGGATTTTGGATCGAAGAAATATATTAGAGAATGTTTCCTTGGAATTCCACAGACTGAAAGATGCCTTCTCTTCAATTGACCTGCCAGAAACAATATCTTCTGATCTTGAATCTCAAGTCAACTGGCTTTGGGATTCCTTTTCCGAGGCTAAAGATGATATCATCAAGTTGCAAGATGAGAGTGCTAAAACCCAGGGACTTATTGCTGCACGTGAGTCAGAATTGTTGGAAGCACATAATGAGATTGACCGGTTAACTGAATCTCTTTCAGCAGAAAAGCAGGAAAAGGATTCTCTTCAGGTGGGCCTGGAAAATCTGATGCACAAATATGAAGGGATCGTTGAAAAGGTGTATCGGGTCTCATCTGAGAAGGATCAGATGATGAGAATGATTCAATCAGCTTCTGGAATCATAATAGACAATCAAGGGACAACCAATGAATCTTCCTCTGACATGGTTTTGATCATAGAAAATTGCATTGCGAAGATCAGAGAACAAGTTAATGCCTCTTTTGAGTCTTCTCATGTTGAGGTGGGGAAGTTTGAAATTATTCAAAGTTTGTTGTACGTAAAGCATCAAGAATTGACGCTTTGTGAGAAAATACTAGAAGAAGAGCTAGACAGATCGGAGATGACTAATCtgtcaaatgaaataacaagaGCATCTCAAGAAATTGCTGCATTGAAAGGTGAAAGAGATTCACTGCAAAAAGATCTTCAACGATCAGAAGAGAGATCTTCTCTACTTAAGGAAAAGTTGTCAACTGCTGTAAAAAAGGGGAAGGGACTAGTTCAAGAGCAGAAAGGCTTGAAACATTCTGTACATGAAAAAGATACAGAGATTGAAAAGTTAAAGCTTGAGTTGCAGCAGCAAGACAATGTATTAAGGGATTGCAGAGATCAGATTAATAGATTGTCAGGTGATATAGAACGTATCACAGCACTAGAATCCGATCTTGGTGCCATGAAAGATCTAAGGGATCAACTTGAGCAAGAGAGGGAAGGCCTGAAACATTCTCTGCAAGAAAAGGATACAGAAATTGAGAAATTAAAGCTCGAGCTGCAGCAGCAAGAATATGTAGTAAGAGACTGCAGAGATCAGATTAATAGTTTGTCTGGGGATCTGAAGTGCATTTCAGAACTTGAATCTGATCTTGGTGCTATGAAAGATAAAAGGGATCAACTCGAACAATTCTTGGTAGAGAGCAATAACGTGTTACAGGGGGTAATTGAGTGTATGCATGGTATTGTTCTTCCAGTTGATGCAGCTTTTGAGGAGCCTGTTGAAAAGGTGAAATGGCTTGCGAAGTACTTCCATGAGTATCATGCTGATAAGACTTGTTTAGAGCAAGAGTTGGAGAAAGTAAAAGAGGAAGCCAGTTCTCTGGGTAGCAAATTTGCAGAGGCTGACACAACTATAAAATCACTGGAAGATGCATTGTCACTGGCAGAGAATAATGTCTCTCTATTTgcggaagaaaagaaagacataGAAGCCCGTAAGATTGACATGGAACAAGAACTGGAGAGAGCAATAGAGGAGGCCAGTAGCCAGGCTAGTAAGTTTGCAGAGGCATGTGCAACTATTAAGTCAATGGAAGATGCATTATCAATGGCTGAGAATGCTAAAACTTCTGCAGAGATAGAGCTAgagaaagtgaaagaagaagCTCTATCTCAGGCCAGCAAGTTAGCAGAGGCCAACATTACCATAAGGTCACTAGAAGATGCATTATCTGAAGTGGAGAAGAATGTTTCCACTCTTGCCAAAGAAAAGGACAGTGCAGGGTATGGTAGAGCTTGTTTGGAGAAAGAGCTAGAGAAAGTCAAGGAGGAAGCTGCTTCTCAGGCTAGCAAACTCTCAGAAGCTTACATAACTCTTAATTCATTGCAGGATGCCTTGTCACAAGCAGAGAGCAGTCATTCTGTTATTGTTGATGAAAAGAAAACTGCAGAACAGGAGGTAATAACTCTAAATGACAAGTTAACTGCATGCATGGAAGAGTTGGCTGGAACTCACGGCAGCTTAGAAAGCCGTTCTTTGCAGCTCTTAGATCAAGTTAATAATCTTCAAACGCTTATGAAAGATGAATCTTTAATGTCCTCACTGACAAAaggatttaagaaaaaaattgagagCCTAGAAGATATGGCCCATCTTCTTGGAGAGATACATGATCAGCTTGTTGCAAAGAGTATAGAATTTCAGCATCCACCCCCTGGTAATGAG GAAGATCCATATATGGCAAAGCTATCTTCAGCAAACCTTGACAGTATGCCAAATGGTACGATGGTTAATAGTGAGACAAGAGCAGTGGACCTTGAGAATATCTCTACATGTTTGACAAAGGCTGTAGAAGGATTCAGTATGAAAAACAAACTTCTTGCAGACAAGTTTGAAGGTTTTTCTAGTTCAATGGATGAACTTATTGCATTCCTTATAAGTGCATTACGAGCAACAAGAGACGATGTCATTGACATGCTTCAGCACATGGATTCGTTGAATGGAAAAGTAAGGGATTTAGAATCTTATAAAGAGTCACAAGAGATTGTGATTTGTACATTAGAGAATGAAATAGCTATGCTACTGTCGACATGCAGAGATGCTACAAATCAACTGCAGTTTGACAACAATCTACTGGATCTGAGCTCCATTCCAGAACTAGAAAAATTGTACCATGAAGCGAGAGAAAGTGATGGAGATGCAGTGCACAAACAACAGGAAGGAGTTGATGCCAAAGAACATGTTAAGGAGCCAGAAAATTTGTTATTGACTGCAAAAAAAATTCGAAATCAAACTAGACAGTTTGAGAACATGAAGAATGTTCTGCTAAAAACCATTGAAGATTTGCAAAATGGTCTGAAGGAAATGAGGCTAGCCTTTGAAAATGCTATGCAAGAAAGGGACCTAAATCATGACAAGGCTTCTCTGTTAGAGAGTGATTTAAAAGCCCTACAAAATGATTGCAGTGAGATGCGGCATAAACTAGAGGATTATGAGGCCAAGGAAAAGGATTTGAGGGGAAAAGAAGCTGAGCTCTCAACGCGGAACTGTGCTTTAACTATGAGAGAAG AGGCAGATGCACATCTGTTACCAGAAGACCAATTGAAAACTctctttgaaaaaataaatcgGATTGAAATCCCTTTCAAAGGGTCAGAACAGGAGAACCCTCAATTGCATAGTTCAGATCCTGTCAACAAGCTCTTTAACATTATCGACGGTGTTGCTGAATTACAGCATCAGATGAACCTATTATATCATGAAAAAGAAGAGCTGCAGTCTAGTCTTGAGACACAGGTTCATGAAATTGACAATCTGAAGATGGAAGCTGAAAATCATTTTAGTAACAACCAAGACTCAGAGAAGTTGAAGTCTGAGTTAACTGAGATAGCATTGAGTTTGGAGAAATTTATTCAGAAATTGGGAGGAAATGATTTAGTTGAAGACAAGAAACTTATTGGTGCAAGGGGACTCTTACAAGTACTAGAAAAGCTAGTTACGGCCATCATTGTGGATTCTGAAAGCTCAAAGACAAATGCCCAGGAGCTGAGTGCCAAGTTGCTTGGGAGCCAAAAGGTTGTAGATGAATTGTCAAACAAGGTTAAATTACTTGAAGATGCAATTCATGGGAGGCCTGCTATGCCAGAGACGGTGCAGGAAAGGAGCATCTATGAGGCACCATCATCAGCAAATGCATCAGAGATATCTGAAATTGAAGATGTG
- the LOC122670433 gene encoding putative leucine-rich repeat-containing protein DDB_G0290503 isoform X2 → MSFLQLLIRFHAPPPSSFSENETFTLYYNKCISPPLRNVKTQGEGNLNEDAGKEDMFVDAPDELTVYSGRNTDEPVTVADTLESPLKKLDIHETPFQAVEDVGEDNRLMDELARLRALLDKVVGEKEIMEQQYKEEQELFTRELANIHHQLEGLTCQHPLLDDNNKSFFGSFPRADTGDSVDMPQVSNSALQIMVGDCSKFILLLKGALDERLLTEGTMRELKAVLFKKDQEIEDLSATSTELSVSLDIVFSYLGSLQNMWLQSLKQQSEVQLERDQHVQGVMNRLVASLSTLLQEDDLLDDSLDGKISCVEKGMFVMIENNNRFLFEIDQLKQCLADVKLDVGIPEEKEFGAIFGITRDALLESKRKEIDFLEKLNQIENENNTLLEQLSKEKEKFEEFNAEVSKIKTELEQEKFRYNTTKEKLTMAVTKGKALVQQRDLLKQSLAEKTSELENCSLQLQEKSNALEAAEVSMEELVKSQNLVASLRESLSQRDMVLKEIQEVLSQIDMPEGLQPLDTVDIIRWILDRRNILENVSLEFHRLKDAFSSIDLPETISSDLESQVNWLWDSFSEAKDDIIKLQDESAKTQGLIAARESELLEAHNEIDRLTESLSAEKQEKDSLQVGLENLMHKYEGIVEKVYRVSSEKDQMMRMIQSASGIIIDNQGTTNESSSDMVLIIENCIAKIREQVNASFESSHVEVGKFEIIQSLLYVKHQELTLCEKILEEELDRSEMTNLSNEITRASQEIAALKGERDSLQKDLQRSEERSSLLKEKLSTAVKKGKGLVQEQKGLKHSVHEKDTEIEKLKLELQQQDNVLRDCRDQINRLSGDIERITALESDLGAMKDLRDQLEQEREGLKHSLQEKDTEIEKLKLELQQQEYVVRDCRDQINSLSGDLKCISELESDLGAMKDKRDQLEQFLVESNNVLQGVIECMHGIVLPVDAAFEEPVEKVKWLAKYFHEYHADKTCLEQELEKVKEEASSLGSKFAEADTTIKSLEDALSLAENNVSLFAEEKKDIEARKIDMEQELERAIEEASSQASKFAEACATIKSMEDALSMAENAKTSAEIELEKVKEEALSQASKLAEANITIRSLEDALSEVEKNVSTLAKEKDSAGYGRACLEKELEKVKEEAASQASKLSEAYITLNSLQDALSQAESSHSVIVDEKKTAEQELLDQVNNLQTLMKDESLMSSLTKGFKKKIESLEDMAHLLGEIHDQLVAKSIEFQHPPPGNEEDPYMAKLSSANLDSMPNGTMVNSETRAVDLENISTCLTKAVEGFSMKNKLLADKFEGFSSSMDELIAFLISALRATRDDVIDMLQHMDSLNGKVRDLESYKESQEIVICTLENEIAMLLSTCRDATNQLQFDNNLLDLSSIPELEKLYHEARESDGDAVHKQQEGVDAKEHVKEPENLLLTAKKIRNQTRQFENMKNVLLKTIEDLQNGLKEMRLAFENAMQERDLNHDKASLLESDLKALQNDCSEMRHKLEDYEAKEKDLRGKEAELSTRNCALTMREEADAHLLPEDQLKTLFEKINRIEIPFKGSEQENPQLHSSDPVNKLFNIIDGVAELQHQMNLLYHEKEELQSSLETQVHEIDNLKMEAENHFSNNQDSEKLKSELTEIALSLEKFIQKLGGNDLVEDKKLIGARGLLQVLEKLVTAIIVDSESSKTNAQELSAKLLGSQKVVDELSNKVKLLEDAIHGRPAMPETVQERSIYEAPSSANASEISEIEDVGSLGKKSISPASSAAHVRTMRKGSSDHLALNIDSESDRLVNHLEPDDDKGHVFKSLNTSGLIPKQGKIIADRIDGIWVSGGRILTSRPGARLGLIAYWIFLQLWFLGTIL, encoded by the exons ATGTCTTTTTTACAACTCTTAATCCGATTTCATGCGCCCCCACCCTCCTCCTTCTCTGAAAATGAAACTTTCACTCTTTATTATAATAAATGTATTTCTCCTCCGCTAAGAAATGTCAAAACTCAGGGCGAAGGCAACCTCAATGAGGATGCAGGGAAGGAAGACATGTTTGTTGATGCGCCTGACGAACTAACTGTTTATTCTGGGAGAAATACGGACGAACCCGTGACTGTCGCTGACACCCTGGAGAGTCCTCTGAAGAAGCTGGATATCCATGAAACTCCATTTCAG GCGGTGGAGGACGTGGGAGAAGATAATCGCTTGATGGATGAACTGGCACGTTTGCGGGCTTTGTTAGACAAAGTTGTTGGTGAGAAAGAAATCATGGAACAGCAATATAAG GAAGAGCAAGAGTTGTTTACGAGAGAACTTGCTAATATTCACCACCAGCTTGAAGGTCTGACTTGTCAGCATCCTTTGCTTGATGATAACAACaaatctttctttggttcttttccTCGAGCAGACACAGGAGATAGCGTGGACATGCCTCAGGTTTCAAACTCCGCATTGCAAATAATGGTTGGTGACTGCTCCAAGTTTATCCTGCTTCTAAAAGGGGCGCTAGATGAACGGCTACTTACTGAGGGCACAATGAGAGAGCTAAAAGCCGTTCTTTTCAAGAAGGATCAAGAGATTGAAGACCTTAGTGCAACAAGTACTGAGCTATCAGTATCCCTTGACATTGTTTTTTCGTATTTGGGGTCGCTTCAGAATATGTGGCTTCAATCTTTAAAACAACAATCTGAGGTTCAGCTTGAAAGGGACCAGCATGTCCAGGGTGTCATGAACAGGCTGGTAGCTTCTCTATCCACATTACTTCAGGAGGATGATTTGTTGGATGACTCTCTTGATGGGAAAATATCTTGTGTTGAGAAGGGCATGTTTGTGATGATTGAGAACAATAACAGGTTCCTTTTTGAAATTGACCAACTTAAGCAGTGTTTGGCAGACGTCAAGTTGGATGTTGGAATTCCTGAAGAGAAAGAATTTGGAGCTATTTTTGGTATAACTCGTGATGCCTTGCTTGAATCTAAAAGGAAGGAAATAGATTTTCTTGAGAAATTGAATCAAATTGAAAATGAGAATAATACTTTGTTGGAGCAATTAagcaaggaaaaagaaaagttcGAAGAGTTCAATGCAGAAgtaagcaaaatcaagacagaACTTGAGCAAGAAAAGTTCAGGTACAACACTACCAAAGAAAAGCTTACCATGGCTGTCACAAAAGGTAAGGCTTTGGTTCAGCAGAGGGATTTGTTGAAGCAATCTCTAGCTGAGAAAACAAGTGAGCTTGAAAATTGTTCGCTTCAGCtacaagagaaatcaaatgccCTAGAGGCTGCTGAAGTCAGTATGGAGGAGTTGGTCAAAAGCCAAAATTTGGTGGCTTCCCTTCGGGAATCTTTATCACAAAGAGACATGGTTCTTAAGGAAATTCAAGAAGTTCTCTCTCAAATAGACATGCCTGAGGGTTTGCAGCCCCTGGATACTGTAGACATAATTAGATGGATTTTGGATCGAAGAAATATATTAGAGAATGTTTCCTTGGAATTCCACAGACTGAAAGATGCCTTCTCTTCAATTGACCTGCCAGAAACAATATCTTCTGATCTTGAATCTCAAGTCAACTGGCTTTGGGATTCCTTTTCCGAGGCTAAAGATGATATCATCAAGTTGCAAGATGAGAGTGCTAAAACCCAGGGACTTATTGCTGCACGTGAGTCAGAATTGTTGGAAGCACATAATGAGATTGACCGGTTAACTGAATCTCTTTCAGCAGAAAAGCAGGAAAAGGATTCTCTTCAGGTGGGCCTGGAAAATCTGATGCACAAATATGAAGGGATCGTTGAAAAGGTGTATCGGGTCTCATCTGAGAAGGATCAGATGATGAGAATGATTCAATCAGCTTCTGGAATCATAATAGACAATCAAGGGACAACCAATGAATCTTCCTCTGACATGGTTTTGATCATAGAAAATTGCATTGCGAAGATCAGAGAACAAGTTAATGCCTCTTTTGAGTCTTCTCATGTTGAGGTGGGGAAGTTTGAAATTATTCAAAGTTTGTTGTACGTAAAGCATCAAGAATTGACGCTTTGTGAGAAAATACTAGAAGAAGAGCTAGACAGATCGGAGATGACTAATCtgtcaaatgaaataacaagaGCATCTCAAGAAATTGCTGCATTGAAAGGTGAAAGAGATTCACTGCAAAAAGATCTTCAACGATCAGAAGAGAGATCTTCTCTACTTAAGGAAAAGTTGTCAACTGCTGTAAAAAAGGGGAAGGGACTAGTTCAAGAGCAGAAAGGCTTGAAACATTCTGTACATGAAAAAGATACAGAGATTGAAAAGTTAAAGCTTGAGTTGCAGCAGCAAGACAATGTATTAAGGGATTGCAGAGATCAGATTAATAGATTGTCAGGTGATATAGAACGTATCACAGCACTAGAATCCGATCTTGGTGCCATGAAAGATCTAAGGGATCAACTTGAGCAAGAGAGGGAAGGCCTGAAACATTCTCTGCAAGAAAAGGATACAGAAATTGAGAAATTAAAGCTCGAGCTGCAGCAGCAAGAATATGTAGTAAGAGACTGCAGAGATCAGATTAATAGTTTGTCTGGGGATCTGAAGTGCATTTCAGAACTTGAATCTGATCTTGGTGCTATGAAAGATAAAAGGGATCAACTCGAACAATTCTTGGTAGAGAGCAATAACGTGTTACAGGGGGTAATTGAGTGTATGCATGGTATTGTTCTTCCAGTTGATGCAGCTTTTGAGGAGCCTGTTGAAAAGGTGAAATGGCTTGCGAAGTACTTCCATGAGTATCATGCTGATAAGACTTGTTTAGAGCAAGAGTTGGAGAAAGTAAAAGAGGAAGCCAGTTCTCTGGGTAGCAAATTTGCAGAGGCTGACACAACTATAAAATCACTGGAAGATGCATTGTCACTGGCAGAGAATAATGTCTCTCTATTTgcggaagaaaagaaagacataGAAGCCCGTAAGATTGACATGGAACAAGAACTGGAGAGAGCAATAGAGGAGGCCAGTAGCCAGGCTAGTAAGTTTGCAGAGGCATGTGCAACTATTAAGTCAATGGAAGATGCATTATCAATGGCTGAGAATGCTAAAACTTCTGCAGAGATAGAGCTAgagaaagtgaaagaagaagCTCTATCTCAGGCCAGCAAGTTAGCAGAGGCCAACATTACCATAAGGTCACTAGAAGATGCATTATCTGAAGTGGAGAAGAATGTTTCCACTCTTGCCAAAGAAAAGGACAGTGCAGGGTATGGTAGAGCTTGTTTGGAGAAAGAGCTAGAGAAAGTCAAGGAGGAAGCTGCTTCTCAGGCTAGCAAACTCTCAGAAGCTTACATAACTCTTAATTCATTGCAGGATGCCTTGTCACAAGCAGAGAGCAGTCATTCTGTTATTGTTGATGAAAAGAAAACTGCAGAACAGGAG CTCTTAGATCAAGTTAATAATCTTCAAACGCTTATGAAAGATGAATCTTTAATGTCCTCACTGACAAAaggatttaagaaaaaaattgagagCCTAGAAGATATGGCCCATCTTCTTGGAGAGATACATGATCAGCTTGTTGCAAAGAGTATAGAATTTCAGCATCCACCCCCTGGTAATGAG GAAGATCCATATATGGCAAAGCTATCTTCAGCAAACCTTGACAGTATGCCAAATGGTACGATGGTTAATAGTGAGACAAGAGCAGTGGACCTTGAGAATATCTCTACATGTTTGACAAAGGCTGTAGAAGGATTCAGTATGAAAAACAAACTTCTTGCAGACAAGTTTGAAGGTTTTTCTAGTTCAATGGATGAACTTATTGCATTCCTTATAAGTGCATTACGAGCAACAAGAGACGATGTCATTGACATGCTTCAGCACATGGATTCGTTGAATGGAAAAGTAAGGGATTTAGAATCTTATAAAGAGTCACAAGAGATTGTGATTTGTACATTAGAGAATGAAATAGCTATGCTACTGTCGACATGCAGAGATGCTACAAATCAACTGCAGTTTGACAACAATCTACTGGATCTGAGCTCCATTCCAGAACTAGAAAAATTGTACCATGAAGCGAGAGAAAGTGATGGAGATGCAGTGCACAAACAACAGGAAGGAGTTGATGCCAAAGAACATGTTAAGGAGCCAGAAAATTTGTTATTGACTGCAAAAAAAATTCGAAATCAAACTAGACAGTTTGAGAACATGAAGAATGTTCTGCTAAAAACCATTGAAGATTTGCAAAATGGTCTGAAGGAAATGAGGCTAGCCTTTGAAAATGCTATGCAAGAAAGGGACCTAAATCATGACAAGGCTTCTCTGTTAGAGAGTGATTTAAAAGCCCTACAAAATGATTGCAGTGAGATGCGGCATAAACTAGAGGATTATGAGGCCAAGGAAAAGGATTTGAGGGGAAAAGAAGCTGAGCTCTCAACGCGGAACTGTGCTTTAACTATGAGAGAAG AGGCAGATGCACATCTGTTACCAGAAGACCAATTGAAAACTctctttgaaaaaataaatcgGATTGAAATCCCTTTCAAAGGGTCAGAACAGGAGAACCCTCAATTGCATAGTTCAGATCCTGTCAACAAGCTCTTTAACATTATCGACGGTGTTGCTGAATTACAGCATCAGATGAACCTATTATATCATGAAAAAGAAGAGCTGCAGTCTAGTCTTGAGACACAGGTTCATGAAATTGACAATCTGAAGATGGAAGCTGAAAATCATTTTAGTAACAACCAAGACTCAGAGAAGTTGAAGTCTGAGTTAACTGAGATAGCATTGAGTTTGGAGAAATTTATTCAGAAATTGGGAGGAAATGATTTAGTTGAAGACAAGAAACTTATTGGTGCAAGGGGACTCTTACAAGTACTAGAAAAGCTAGTTACGGCCATCATTGTGGATTCTGAAAGCTCAAAGACAAATGCCCAGGAGCTGAGTGCCAAGTTGCTTGGGAGCCAAAAGGTTGTAGATGAATTGTCAAACAAGGTTAAATTACTTGAAGATGCAATTCATGGGAGGCCTGCTATGCCAGAGACGGTGCAGGAAAGGAGCATCTATGAGGCACCATCATCAGCAAATGCATCAGAGATATCTGAAATTGAAGATGTG